DNA sequence from the Jeotgalibacillus malaysiensis genome:
TAGTAGGAAATCCATTCCGCTTCTTTTCGATTAAGGTCATCCATATCCTGAGCCGTGTCAATCACTGACCATTCAAAGGCATCTGGATACTTACGTAATGCATGTTGGAACCGAAAACGTTGTTTGCGACACCGTGCATGATACAGGTGTTGCTGTTTACGCTTCTCCAAGCTCCATTTCGTCTGACCAATATACCGTTTTCCATTGATTTTATTCTCTGCCATATAGACAATTCCATATGGTTCCGTATCGTGTAGAGCCATCGCTCGTTCCTCCATTGTCTTGTGACCATTCACACCTCTTCTTGATTTCTATTATTCTATCGATGTGGAAGACAAACTATAAATACGAGTCCCCTGTGATATGAATCAAGAAGCATTAGTAGAATGAAAAGATAAGAAGAACAAGGAGTCAATTCGTTGACCATTTATTTTAAAGGAGGAAGTAACATGTTGAAATATGAATTCACAGGAAACACAAGGTTCCAAATGTACAATGGCGTGAACGATGAATTTCGCTCCATTCGAGCTCTCCGGGATATTCCGGTTCATGGCGTAAAAGCTGGAGACTTGGGAGGATGGATTGCTGTTGGTTCTGAACTGTCCCAAGAAGGCGACGCCTGGATTTCAGGGAATTCTTATTTGTATAGAGATACAAAGGTTTCCGGCGATGTCTTGATTAAAGAGTCGTATATTTATGAATCGAATATACATGGCGAGGGAATCATTCTGTGTTCGAATGTTTTAAAATCAAATCTGCATCAAACCGATTTTAATCGTGTCGAACATAGTCTTCTATCTCATGTAGAGGCAAAGGAAGCATTGCTCGAAATGGACTCGTCGGCTCTTAAGCACGTAGAAGTGAAGAATACTGTGCTAAAAATGAAGGAAAGCAACCTCAAATCATTAGGTGAGTGTCCCTTGGTTATTCTGACAGAGCAAAAGCGATTCATCATGACCGGCAGTGAGGTTTTTATTAAGACTGACCATCCTGACCACGCACGTGTTCATCACAACGTGACGATAAACAATGTAAATGTAAAACGGGGTGAAGCATTAAAAATGCTTGCAGGGTTTGAACCATTCAAGTGGGAAAATCTCATCTTAAAGAACATGGAAATTCACCATGGACATGTGTATCCGTCTAAAGAGAAGGGGTATTCACATATTGCCGGAACAGAAAGCGAAAGAATTTTGATTGAAGATTCATATTTTCAAAGTCAAGATTCTACAGTTAATGGAAAAATACGATTAGAAGGGGGTCTTCTCTTAGAGAAATCCACAATTGAAGGAATGTCTTCACTTGTAAACCATGGAAAAGGTGAATTATCACTGCGAAACATTCGATTGACTGAAATGGCGAGCATTACAAAAGAATCAGAGTTCGCCCTTGAACTTCAAAATAAATCGTATGGTGCAGAAGATGTAGTGGTTTTGGGATAATCAGTCATCAAAATAAAAAGGGGAATGAATATGAATACAACGCTTTATTCGATTCGAGAAGATGTGAAATGTGTAAAGTGTGGGAATAAAGGAGCGGTTAAACAATACGGAACTTATTATCCGAATGGGATGAAAGAAAAGACCCCGAATAGTAAGGTCTATGAAAAGTACCGCAACACCCCCCATTTATCACGAACAGGTGGATTGGGTGGAACCATCCCTTATCGATGCTTAAACTGCGAAAACAGCGGTCATATCGACATGGAAGGTTTAGAAGGATATCGAAAGGCATTTGAAACGATTAAAGAAGACTGACAGCTAACACCCGTCAGTCTTTTTTCTTTTTCTGTTGTGAAGTCACCTTTCCTCGACTACGATAATAGAAAATTCAGAAAATTAATAGGAGGGGAGTAGGATGAATAAGTGGTTCGAATTAATCGACAATCAGACTGGGAAGCGATACCGAATTTCATATGAGAAGAATGTATCTACTGAAAAACGGGAACGGTGGCGGAAAGAATGGAAAGAAGGAAGAATTTCATTTGTATGTGGATGTGGCTGTCCTTTTGGAATCAATGCAAGAGGGGCGATGTACTATCCGGCAGAATTGAAAAATAAGAATGGGAATCGAAGACATGGAAAAGAGTGTATCAAATACCGAGAAGAAACCGAGCGTGAAAGAATGCTGATGGTTTTGAGTGCTATTCCGAAAAGACCGAAAGAAGCGGGGATTTATCGAGGAGATTGGGTTGAAATTTTTAAAGAATGGGATATGACAGAACCAGAACGTCTCTTAAAACAATTAATTTGTATTGAAGATGGTGTCGAACGTAAACTAACGAATTATGTACAAGATGTTAAAGAAGTGAACGAAAATTGCAGGTTCTTAGTATCTGGCGTGGTGAAAGAAATCAAGTGCTATCCCTATGGTTTTAGAAAGCTAACTCTATACACACCGTCAGGTAAACGTCATACTATTTGGTTATCGGATACGTTCTTTGATTCTTATCGAAATGAACTAAATGTCCAAGATAGATTTATTGGATTTTGTTATGTTCGTCACGAAAAATGGAAAGGTGAGTTGTATCGCAAAATCTATGTATTAGAAGGGCTGATTGCATAAGCGATTGGCTTTTTTATCTATGACGATTATTCAATCTACCAAATCTGCAACCAATCGAATCGGTTAATCAAACGTTTGTTCAAATGGTTCCGAATGCAATCAATTAGGAAGTTTGTGTAGTCTGCCTAACTAGAATTAGCAAACTCGTGTCTCCGCTTTTATGAGGTCTTGTTTGTCTGTCTTTTCACCAATAGTTCCAGAGCGGAGCTAGGAGCGGGCGTTGGAGGGCAGACTTCTCCCCTTGCAATTTGGGGAAGAAATCTGCCTGTTCACCATCTAGTTCCGTCGCATTCGCTGAGGTTCCGGTATGTGGTTTATCCTGGGACTTGAAGAAGACTTTCGTCCACTTCCATATACTTATCTGCTCCACCATCATGGGATTTGACAGCTTCTGCAGTACGGTTGCTTTCCACGTCCTCAACCGTTCCTTTTCAGGTCATTCGTATATGCTCTGCCTGCACCAGAGTGCAAGCCGTGCTACAGTATCCGTTATAGCCGCTTACTAGAAAATTCGCCAAGCTTCATTATGACGGTATCTACAGACGTACCATAAGGACTGTTTGAACCTAAGCCCTTTCGAGCGGTTCAAGACTCTTCAATCAAACAAAGGGACTGTGAACACTTTCCGACTACTGTTTGCCATAGGGGAGACCCCCATTAGGCTTTTATGGAGGGCGATAGCCGTTCCCTACCCTGACGTTCCGGTCATCCAGGATTCAGACAATGACCGACACGGCTCCTTCCTAACTACTTCGGCGGAGCGAACCTCACCAAGTCCAACTATCTTCGTTGCAACTCCTTTGCAACCCTTGATTGACGATACAGAGAATCAAGGCGACAGGCAGACAGCGTTGGCTTTCACACGCTAATGCTTCATCATCCCAAATCAAATGGAGGAAAGGGGACGGAAAATAAAAAATGAGCATTTTTCTTCAAAAGAACACATGGTTCTCTCAAACAAAAATACTCACTCGATGTGATGTTAGCTTATTTTTAGCATAAAGAGACTGTTCGCCAAAAAAGTAGACGATACAGCAATCCCTACGACTGCTAAAAGTTGTATTCTATCTGGTGGTCGTATACGATACAGATAGAAACGCTAATGAGAATGTGATGTATTCTTGTTAGCCGCTTGAACAAAATTGTGAGTTTTGTTTGAGCCAGAATCCCGAGTGGTGGAACACAAGGGGTTCTTTTTTTTATGCCCTTTTCTCGAAAAAGGACGAAACACGTCTTTGATTGTTATTATCGTACTGCTTCCATCCGAAGAATATAACGGTAGGTGTTCGAGGGGTAGCTATATAGATTCATTGTAGAAAAGAAACGAAGTGGAAGTCGAGTTTTCAAGGTTTGAGGGGCAAATTATAAAACTGGAACGAGCTAAGTAGAATAAAAAGTATCAAATAGACAGGAAATATACCTATTTTATTTCAAAGGGAGAGATGGTTATGAAAATCATTAAAAACGAGAAAAAAGAAGTTATTCGTGTGCTTCACAAAAACTTGGAAGCGATGAAAGAAAATGTGAAACAGCTTCAGGAAGAAGGCTGGTCGGATAATGTTCGACGTAGCTTATCTGGAGAACAAATGATTAAGGAAGAGTTGTATTCTGAGGAGTATGTCGAGTTGATGCAAAAAGACCATCCGGACATCGAAATTCAAAAACCAAAAAGCGGAGGATACCTTCACCGTCATCCATTCGTTATCTTGACGGAACATGAACGGGTCGTTCAATAAGCTGAGAGACACCTTTAAAAGAGGTGTCTTTTTCTTTGTTATGGACAGGTAGTCTAATAAATAGAATAACAAGTAATTAAAAAATGGTGTCAGCGTGCTGACCGTTTACCCTACCGGGGTTTAGAACTTTCAAAGGAGGACATTGATATGTCAACAGAAAAGAAAGTATTTGATTTCATCAAGCTACCAGGAACAAAAGCACCATATATCCAGATGCGAGATGCTCGAATCAGTGAAAATTGGGAGCTTCTGATGTCAAAGACTCGGGAAGAAGTAGAAGAGCTTCTGAAAGAGTGGAAGCAGGCAGAAGAACACAATAAAGTCGTACAATCCGAATTGATGGAGGCTTACAAAAAGAAGATGGACGAAGTGCATGCATTCTTCAAAGGATTAGGTATTGAAATCTTCAAGTACAAGAAGAAAGGATTCTTTACAGAGAAAAATGGTTATGTAGCATGGTTTGAGAAAAATGTCCGTCAACCGATTGAAGCGTATTATCCTCGCTATCGTCCACATTACTCTCCTTATGGACACACTGGTAAAAAGGTAGTTCAAGGTGTAGAGGTCAGCAACAATCAATCGCCTACGCCACTACTTGAACTTTACGACCGTCTTGCTCATCAACTTAAGCGGGCTAAGGAACAGGAAGCAAAAGACTTGGCGTTGTACACGAAATCTGTCATCTATGCGACAGAGGAACGACTCGATGTAGAGGGTCTTTCGGTCAAAGAAGTCATTGGAATGGTAGATGAGCATGCGAAAGATGCGTATCTAGCGAAACATTTTCCACCTGGAACCGTTATCGACCAAGACAGCTGTGACGAATGTTCATCTTATACAATGGGAGAACGTCGTTGTGACTGTGGAAATCGTCGTATCAGTGTATATGTAGAAGGAAATATTATGAACGGGTTTTACGAAGTCGTAGAACCGTATTAAGAAAAGACAGCATTTGCTGTCTTTTTTATTTTAGCAAATTCATTCACAAGATGAGAAATTTGACTTGTTTTGTCATGTTGTTCTACTCATAACAGTCTTAATTACCCATAGATTAAATAGGTATTATGTCATAGAACCCTTGTTCTATAAGGGTTTGTATACTTATGGAAAACCCTTTGATATCAAAGGGTGAAGTGTTTACATCATGAAAATAATTGTCCGTCAAGGTGTAAGGGTTTGACAATAGGCTTATACTCAAAAATTTGAGTATGGTTAAAAATGCCTAAACGATTTATGATTAATTTATCGAAAGGCACCCCCTTAAAACAGAGAGAAAAAACGAATAAGGTGCTTTTCAAAAACCAAAAACAATTAACCGAAGAAATCGGTACATAATGGGAGGAAATATAGAATGAAAGCTTTAGCCTTAACAAACGAAATGGTAAATGAAGTAGCAAAGTCAGTATACGGAGAAGGAGCAATCGTAACCTTTTTAGAAGAGATGGAAATGGATGCAGTTGTCGTCTATGACGGAGATAAAATAAATCAGATTATTGAGCTTGAGGATGCACTCTTTGATTTCGGAAAAGTGTTCAATCAATTATTTACTTCATATGAAGCGGTTGACATGGGTGAATTGGGATTCGGATATGCGTTCACAGTAGAACGTGTATCTTTGCCAACAACATCCCGTTCCTGTGCTTAAGAAAGGGACAAGCAAGTACAATGACTTATTTGCCCCATATTCTTCGCACGTTGCCTCGTTCGTAGGTCTAGGATTCTAAAATTTCTTTATTGCTGACCGGCATTTTAATAATGAATCGAGTAAATTCCGGGTCGCTATTAACGGATATGGTTCCACCATGGCGTTCCAAGGATTTTTTAGAACTCGCAAGACCGATTCCACTACCACCTTTATTTTTTCGGGAAGTATATCCAAACGAAAAAATCTTAGATAGTTCATCAGATGAAATAGGGGCTCCGTTATTCTGTATGGATATCGTGAGCTCCTTATTTTTATATAAGCCATAGATGACAATTTTCTTAGGCTTGGTAATTGGGTTATCCAATACGGCATGAAACGCATTATCAATGACATTCCCACAAGCCCTTACAAGGTCAGTAATCTTTTCTAACTTCAAATCTAAATGCTCCATATGTTCAAAATGATACTCGAATTCAATTCCCTTTTCTCCTGATTCGGTTAACTTTGACTGCAAAAGTCCAGAGAACGCAGGAATGTTTACATCCACAAGTGCACGTGTAGGTTCTTCGAGATTCACGAGGGTCTCAACGTAACGTGTTAGTTCTTCATATGCTTCAATTTTCATTAAACCAGCAATCGTATACAAATGGTGATTCGCATCGTGGCGTTGTTCCCGAACTGTTTTAAAAAGGGACTGGATGTGTTCTGTATAGATTTCTTGAACATTGAATATCGTTCTTTCACGTCTTGTAATGAGTCGAACCAGCATGTAAAGCCCTCCGAAAGCAATAATGAAGACGATGCTACTTGCAATGAGTTGTTGAATTAATTGTTCATTTAATTCCTTCTGAATAAGGGAGTAATCTGAAGCCACGATAATCACAAGTTCATCATCCAGGTTATCTCCATTTTTAAATGGAACCGGATGATATTGTTTAAGAATAGCTTCATCCTTAATTTTCACAATTTCTCGAATCGAGTCGTCTTTTCCAAGTGCTTCGAGCACATGCTTTCTGTCATCTAATGATTGGTAGCGGTAATCCCCGTAAACTTTCAATTTATCAGAGAGCCACACAATCCCCGTATCACGAGTCGTTCGTTCACCTTCAATTAATGCTGTAGAGTTGACAACGGATACATCTAACACAAAATCCTCTCTATTTTCAGCATCATCAATCGTTTTGTTTACACCAGCATGTTCTTTGTACAGAGAAATGCTTTCATCATCCATAAAAGGATTGATAAGATAATTGGTCGTCCCGTCGTTATAATATCCCCATTTGCTAACCATGTTCGGATTTGCTGAACTGGTGTCGATGGGACCTGACCAGAAGTTTTTCCGTTTCTCACCAAAGCCTGGGATTAATGTGACCTCATGTTCTGTTAGCAGTTGATGAAACATTTGATACCACATTCCTTCTGCCCAAAGTTTTGTAGACAGTCCGATTTGCTCAGGTAAGTTCGATTTTGTTCCGACAACATCATCACCTTGCTGAGTAAAGAGTGTGATACCTTGTAACTCAAGCTCTTTTGCTAATCTAACAAGCTCATCGCTTTCAACGTCTTCAATATCGGGTGGCAATGCGTTTTGAATGGCAATGGCGGCTGTTCGCAGTTCATCTGCCATAAAGTCATTGAAATACTTTTCTGCTTTCTTATCCGACTCAATCGAGCTAACAATTGTATCAATCACAACTTCAACT
Encoded proteins:
- a CDS encoding histidine kinase produces the protein MKIIRISFILALVAALSVINLLYFFNTRETLIRNQTNKVEVVIDTIVSSIESDKKAEKYFNDFMADELRTAAIAIQNALPPDIEDVESDELVRLAKELELQGITLFTQQGDDVVGTKSNLPEQIGLSTKLWAEGMWYQMFHQLLTEHEVTLIPGFGEKRKNFWSGPIDTSSANPNMVSKWGYYNDGTTNYLINPFMDDESISLYKEHAGVNKTIDDAENREDFVLDVSVVNSTALIEGERTTRDTGIVWLSDKLKVYGDYRYQSLDDRKHVLEALGKDDSIREIVKIKDEAILKQYHPVPFKNGDNLDDELVIIVASDYSLIQKELNEQLIQQLIASSIVFIIAFGGLYMLVRLITRRERTIFNVQEIYTEHIQSLFKTVREQRHDANHHLYTIAGLMKIEAYEELTRYVETLVNLEEPTRALVDVNIPAFSGLLQSKLTESGEKGIEFEYHFEHMEHLDLKLEKITDLVRACGNVIDNAFHAVLDNPITKPKKIVIYGLYKNKELTISIQNNGAPISSDELSKIFSFGYTSRKNKGGSGIGLASSKKSLERHGGTISVNSDPEFTRFIIKMPVSNKEILES